A window of Neorhizobium galegae bv. orientalis str. HAMBI 540 genomic DNA:
GATCTCGGCGACCGCAACGTTCGCCTTTCGGCCTCCTTCGGCTTTGCGATTTATCCCTTTGCCGGCGAGGATTTCGAGGAACTGCTGAAAAGCGCCGAAACCGCGCTTTACCGCTCCAAACGCCGCGGCCGCGGGCAGATCACCGTCTATTCACGCGAGATCGCCCAGGAAATGAAGCGGGCGACACAGCTGGAGCAGGCGCTTCGCAACGCCATCATTGCCGATGCCGTGGACGTCCACTTCCAGCCGATCGTGCGCATCAGCGATGGCGGTGTGGTCGGTTTCGAGGCGCTCGCCCGCTGGATCGATGCCGATCTCGGCTTCGTCTCGCCCGCGGTTTTTGTGCCCCTTGCCGAAGAGCGCGGTTTTATTGACGCACTTTCTGAAACGTTACTGCGCAAGGCTGCGGAGGCCGCACTCTCCTGGCCGCGCGAGCTTTTCCTCTCTTTCAATCTCTCTTCAGCGCAGCTGATGGACCCCGGCACGACCGAGACCATCCTCGCGACGCTCGCACGCGTCGGGCTTGATCCCTATCGTCTGGAGCTGGAGATAACCGAAACAGCGGTGATGACATCGGCCGATACGGCGCAGCGCATCATCACCGACTTGCGCCAGCAGGGCGTGCGTATCTCGCTCGACGATTTCGGCACAGGCCAGTCGAGCCTCGGGCGCCTGCGGGACTTCACCTTCGACAAGGTGAAGATCGACCGCGCGTTCGTCTCTCGCATCACCACCGACCGGGCGTCGGAACACATCGTCAAGGCGATCATCGCCATGTGCGACGGCCTTAATCTGGCCGTGGTAGCGGAAGGCATCGAGGAAAAGGCCGATGCGGACAAGCTCAATGAACTCGGCTGCGCGATGGGGCAGGGCTACTATTATGGCAGGCCCGCCGACAGCGCCGCCACTCTGCGCTATCTCCAGGAACACTACCGCGATTTCATGACCATCGAACGGGCTTGACCCCCGAGATTTGGCTTTCGCGATCAGCGCCTGCAAAGAAGGGCGGCACCTGCGGTACCGCCCCGTTTCGTGGTGACGACGTGTCACCCGTTCCGGACCCTTAATTGACCGAGCGGTTACTTGCTCGGGGCAGCCGGGGTCGTCGACGGGTTGGTGGCGCCGCCTGCAGGCATCGAGGTGCCGGTGGAGGATGTGGTCGTCCGGTCGGTTTCCGCCTGCTTGTCTGCCAAGGTCTTGAATTCCGGAGCAGCCTGAAGAGCTTCTGCCGTTTCCGTCGTGGTCAGGCGCATCTCGTTGTTGTTGTTCATATCACGTGTCATGGTGATCTTGTTCATCGGCAGCCCGACTTCCTTTTCGCCGATGCCGAGGAAACCGCCGACGCCGATTACAGCTGCAACGATGCCGCCGTTTTCTTCGAGAATCAGGTCGTTGACGTCCCCGATGCTCTTGTTTTCTGCGTT
This region includes:
- a CDS encoding PRC-barrel domain-containing protein — encoded protein: MKKTLSMMAAAVLLASTAIAPAFAQTQPTPPASPAPAAPAAPTAPAAKPADSAATPAPKTGTDTASASGGYLTEQAENQISANDYIGKSVYNAENKSIGDVNDLILEENGGIVAAVIGVGGFLGIGEKEVGLPMNKITMTRDMNNNNEMRLTTTETAEALQAAPEFKTLADKQAETDRTTTSSTGTSMPAGGATNPSTTPAAPSK
- a CDS encoding putative bifunctional diguanylate cyclase/phosphodiesterase, translating into MKSAGNPLPQVSQNELQAMAYSDALTGLGNRYRLRDKVRLLAAERAQDPAPFTICIANLDGFKPINDLFGAEAGDEILCQVAHRLKACIPDGATVTRHDGDEFAFILPLVFERIGAERIGQMIKDVLSAPYDLGDRNVRLSASFGFAIYPFAGEDFEELLKSAETALYRSKRRGRGQITVYSREIAQEMKRATQLEQALRNAIIADAVDVHFQPIVRISDGGVVGFEALARWIDADLGFVSPAVFVPLAEERGFIDALSETLLRKAAEAALSWPRELFLSFNLSSAQLMDPGTTETILATLARVGLDPYRLELEITETAVMTSADTAQRIITDLRQQGVRISLDDFGTGQSSLGRLRDFTFDKVKIDRAFVSRITTDRASEHIVKAIIAMCDGLNLAVVAEGIEEKADADKLNELGCAMGQGYYYGRPADSAATLRYLQEHYRDFMTIERA